ACTGGTATCAATGACGGGGGGCTCAACAACGTCTATGTCTTCTTCATCGCTTTCAATCTTTGCTGGGCGCTTGGGGTAAATCCCGTTTACAGCTGCAACCAGAACCTGTTCACGATTGCCTTGAATGGTGGGCATTTGATCCCGGTTATAGGTTCTGCGTGCCTTATAGCGCATGTCTTCACTTAGGAAACGAGAGACTTCTGCCAGCTTGACCTGACCGTCTTTATCTTGATCGGCTTCCCCGTACAGGGCACGCAGCAGATATTCGGTGAAAAGCCCATGCTGGCTTTCTTCGTCCCAGCTGGCAAGCTGGTCTTTGGAGGCTGCGGTGATGACGGTGAGTGTTTCTTTTTGATCAATATCGCTTGTTTTCTTCTTGGGTAGGATGGTTGCACCGGAGGCCCGTGAAATCAGACTGCCACCATGACTGTTCCCACTGAAACAGGCATCCAGAAAAACCGTAACCGATCTGGCCCCAACCTTTGACAGGTTTTCATAAAGAGTATCAATCGGGTAGCCATTGATCTCAGCGGTTTCAATTTCAGCATCGACAGGTAACAGGTAGTTTTGATTGTCATGTAGTCCGGGCAAGCCATGCCCGGAATAGAAGACATAGAGGTTAGAGACCTGCGGTTTGACATATTGAAAAGCCTTGCCGCGATGATTGCCCCGTCGGCCAAAGGCAGTTTGCATTTTTGCCTGAGTGGCGTCTTTGAGAAAAATGATATTTTCTTCGCGAATTTTCAGGACCGTGCGGGCAAAATGCTGCATAGCCGTTGCATCATTATGTGCAAAGGAAACCTCAGGAATATCCTGATCGACATAGGATTTATTGCCAATAATAATGGCAACGTCGTCATTTTGGGGTTCTGTGCCTTGGGCGGGAAGGGTTATTCCGGTCCAAAGCAAGGAACCCGTCAGGAGAAGATGCAGCGTTTTCATGTTGGTCCTGCCAATTTCAATGGGGTAATTTTACGCCTTAGTCATACCATTGGCAATGTCTACCATTCTTGTTGCAGATGAGAATATCATCACCATAGCGCACAACTCGCTTGTTCTTTTTAGGATAGCGTTTGTATCTGGGGGATTTGTCCCGATAAATTACACGGCGGCGTTCATATTCATCTTGTGCGATTTCATTGCCCAGAACTGCTCCAATAATGGTGCCTGCGGCTGTGGCAACGATGCGCCCCTTGCCCTTGCCAAGGGTGGACCCAAGCAAACCGCCCCCAACAGCACCGATAATCGTGCCAAGGGTGGCGTCATTATTGGCCTTAGCCTGTTGTGTTGCTGTCCCCAGTAATAATGTCGAAGCCATTAAAGCTGTGATGATCAAGCGTTTCATGGTCTTTGTCCTTCATCTAATTGCCTGTGTTCTGGTTATGTCGGGGCCAGAGGCCGTTTTTATTTTAGATGGGAAAATAAAAAAGAAGCTCTGATCCCTCCATAGCTTTGAGCAGATTGAAAACCTGTCAAAAAGGTGATGAAAGATGTTTAGAAAACTGATGTATACATTGGCTGCTTTAAGCCTTTCCACCACAGCCTTGGCGGCTGAAAAATCCCGTGTTCTTTATATGGGGGTGGATGAAGGGACCCAGTTGATTGAACGTGATCATCCGGCTTTTCGCCGGGTGTTTGATCATACGGGCAATTTTCTGGCCCATGAAAATATTCGCCTATTTGAAGAGCGTGCAGGTAAGGCTGTGGGCACGCGCTCTTTTGAAGAGGCGGTTGCTTTAGCGGCCAGTGCCAAACGCAAACAAATGGATGCGGTTGTGCTGATTTCTTTAAAACATATCCGTCATAACCTTGGGGTTAAAAGTAAAGACAAGCTGGTTGCCATTGCAAAGATTTTGGATGGGCGTACCCTTGATGTGGTTGATACGTTAAAGGTCAAAAGCCCAACCGCATCAGTGCGTGAGCGGGTTTGTCATCAACAATGTCGCCAAATGATCATACGCCGACATGTGCGTGAGGTCTTACCGGAGTTCAAGGACAAGCTGGCTAATCGGTTGCGGAAATTTCGCCCGATGAAACACCATGTTAAACAGGCGGAACCCTCTAAAATCACTTTGACTTTAAAGGGGTTTAACGCCCGTGAGGTTCGCCATATCGAAGATCGACTGGTGCGTTTATCTTCAACGCGTGATTTGAGTTCTTTGAAATCAAGCCCGTCAAAACCATCCTTTTGGCTGGAACGTCGCAAAAATGCGCCCAGTGTGCGTGCGGACCTAAGCAACGTCCTCCATACATTGGATTTACAAGCCCGCATTATTCAGACCCCCCGTTATGTTACTCTGGTCAAGGTTCAGCGTGACCTCGCCTTGCTGGATTAAGGGGAGGATGTGATATGAGCGATACAACACAGACAAATGCCATGGCGGAGATCGCATTGGCGCTGGCCATGGGGTTCTTTTCCATCATGGTGTTGACAATGGTGTCCATGGGCTCTGGCATGGTGACACAGGGCACAGCCTCAACAATTAAGGAAGAACCGATCTCTCTTGCCAAGACAGCTGAAAAAACCCCACCAAGTGAGGAACAGGGGGCAGGCGCACAGGTTAAACATGAAGATCTGGTGATTTTCTATAACGGGATGTTTCTAGATCATCGCCTAAAGCCCATTTCAAGTGTGCAGATCAGTAGGCGTGAGAAAATTATATTGGCTGTTTCCCCTGATTTGCCCATGTCTGAAACCATGCAGGTGCGCTCTCAGATCTCTTCAAACGATATGACGGTGGTTATGTTAAATGACATGTGGCTCAACGCCTTGAAGGAGGCCGGATTATGAAACATTTTGTGAAACTTATTTGTTTGTTGGTCCTGTTTTCCATGGGGCAAGCCGATGCAGCAACGCGTTTTGAAGTTAAACAAATGGTGATGGAAGAAGCCATAGATACGAACGTGCCTGTCTCTTTGGCTCTGGCTGTGGCGAAAGTTGAATCAGACTTTAACCCCAAGGCACTTAGTTCAGCTGGTGCGCGTGGCGTGATGCAGATTATGCCGAAAACCGCACGCGATGAATTTGGTGTTTCACCGCGCCGTTTGTGGGAGCCAGAAGTCAATATTCGTTTAGGGGTAGAATTTCTGGAACAACTTTATGATCAGTATGATGGTCGTTGGGAACTCGCGCTTTCCCATTACAATGGCGGTACGGTGAAGGGCAACCGACCACACAGCTATACCCGCAAATATATTGCCAAGGTGCAAAAATGGCAGAAAATCTATCAGGAACAGGCCAATCTGTGGGAAGCTTTGAGTGTAGAAGAAAACGCCTTTGATGAGAAAGAAGACTTCGAGCTGGTTGATTTCAGGGAATGGCGTTATCGCGGCGATCATGGCGATTGGCGGGATGAAGGGTCTTTACGCGATGATTTTGAAGACGACTGGCCTGAAACCCGTATTATCATTGTGGAACGTCAGCAGAAACAGGGCTGGCGCCGCCCACCGCCGCCACCTTTTGGCGGTTGGAAACAACGTCCCCCTCGTCCTCGCCATTTCCATTGATTAGGAAGGGGCTTCTGGATATTCTCTTTGCAAAGATCAAAGAGGGTAGCTCGTGGATAATACACAAAATATATTGTTAAAGGCTGGGGGGAAAGAACAGGTTCTGGTGGACTTTGGGGCCATTTGTGAAGCAACGACCACCGAAGGCTTGCCCAAATATGCCACCCGCCCGACCTTGGAAAATCTGGCGAAATTTATCACGGCCCAAGGTGTAGGCCCCAATAAAGACCTGGCCTTGTTTGAATTGTGCCATCTGGTGTACGGTGTTGCTGCGCTCAAGGGGAGCGAGGCGCTGGTGAATTTCTTTATAAGCCCGCACAAAGCAACTCCTGCCCAATATCGTGATTTTTTAAAAGGCGGGGACCATGAAAACGTCCATTATATGGAAGATCATATCCGCCTGAATATTGAGGGTAAATGCTTTGACATCCGTTTTGGCCGGATGCCCTTTTTGGTCTGCCTCTATGAGTTCCTTGTTGCGATGGACAGTTTTGCCCATTTTGCTCATTTCAATGATTTATTTTCAGTACTGATTGAACAAAAGTTGACGGATAAAGCCTTACGTGACTGTACGAACGCTTTGGCCGCAGAGTTACGCAAATATCGCATTGCCAATCTGGCGACAGCTCAGGCTGATGGGAAATTCGTGCAGGTTTACAAGTTCCTTCAGGAGCAAAGTCAACAAAATCAAATAATTTTGGATGATCATTCAGTTTTGAACTTCTGGTGCCTCCATAACGGAGGGAAAGATTACAGAGGATATAGAACTGTGTTTGATCTCTTTAGTGATTTTGCCAAGTCGTTTGAAGAAACGCAACGTATTGAAGCTTCCCATAATGCCCAGTCTCTTGGGGTGAACAGGGAAGAGGGTGAAGTTGATATCGCAAATGACGATGTACAAAGTGACATGCTGGCCGATTGGGTCATGCCCTTTAATACCTTTGATCAGGAAAGCTTTAAGGATGTACGTTTTTTCAAAAAGAAAACCGAACGTAATCCGGTTGAGAAATTGATGGCTTATGGCCCGGATGCCTTGCGTCTTCCCTTGGCCTTTATCCGTTATGAAATTTTCGGTCAGGTTCAGTCCGGGATCACGAATGATTTACAGGTCGGGCGTTCCAAAGAGACGCTTGAGCAGCGCATCACCTGTGAAGATGTGCTGACCTATGAAGAACGCATCGGCCAATGTGAAGTGATTTTGGAACATGTCAAAAAACTTCAAGCCTCCAGTCTGCATGTTTTATCGCAGAAACAAGACAATGTGGTGGCCTTCCCCGGTGGCGGGGCTGAGGCTGCACAAACGGCTTTTAAGAAAATGAACCGCAAGGGCTTTGATGAAATGGCCTTTGAACAGATGGATATTTTTGAACAGGCAGCTCAGGCCCTTGTGGTGATGGAACGTCAGCTTAATAAATATCTCGCCTTGTTGAAAGAACGTCATATTACAGACCAATTTGACGGGGATAAAACATCCTTTAGCACACAGTTTCAAAACCTCTATCAGGAGGTACTCTTATGATAACCATTAAAAAAGAACAGGCGGATGCGGCCAAAGAAAAATTCGTCGAACTACAAACCTATCGCCATTTGATGGCAAATAAGACGGGTGGTGGGATTTCGCCAACCCGGCTTTATTCCTTCATGAGGGGGGATGTGGATGACGAGGTCGCTGCGCAGCTGAAAGTTAATCTGGGTTTGCGCCGGGCCTATCGTAATTTGCTTAAATCCCAAGCTTTCTTCCATGTGCCAGAGGCACTGGCGGCAAGTACGGATGAGTATCCAGAACGCCACTGTGATGGCTGTGTTGTCCGCCTTCAGGTCTCACGCGCTCAGGAAAATCAGCTGTACCTGATTATTGAACTGAGCGATCAGCGACGTAACATTCCCTTTACCCTATCGGTTTTTGGCAGTGATGAAAGCTGTGAGATGCTGGATCTGCCTGATGCACGCAATGGGGTGATCCAGACGATTATTAACCGCCAGTCTGGTCTTGCCCGTCTGTTGGCTGACCCGAAAACGGAGATTTTCCTCAGGTGAAAAAGATCGCCATTCTCATTGCGACGACAGGTGGGCCTGTTTTGGTGGATCGCATTACGCCAGAACCGGCCCCGCAATCCATGGTCTGTTTGCGCCGTCAATCTGATGTGTTGCCTATCAGTGCGGATTATGATGATTTCGTGCGTCCGGGAAGTGGTGTCATCATGCGTGAATTTGGTCCTTATGAAGAAGGGGCCTTTCGTATGGATGTCAGCGGGCCGATTGGCACGGGGCTCAGTTGGCAATTGGGTATCTTTGCTGCCCATGCGGTCTTTAAATCAGATCAGTGTGAATTGTCTGATTTGGAAAATGCCGATTTGATCCTGTGGCTTTCAGGCACGGTGGACTATGACCTTAATGTGGGGGAGGTCGGCCATATGGCTGAAAAAGTGGAAAGTTCAGCCATTTTATTTGCAGATTATATTGCTCGTGGCACACCGATCTTGTTTGGAGCTGGTGTTGAAAATGCTAAATTTTTGGCAGAACACAAACCACCGAAGGGCATTGAGATTGCCAGCCTGAAGACCACCCATGACTTGTTGCCTTATCTGGGTGGGGCTGAGGACGAAAAAACAGATAAAAACGCTGCGGGTTTTTGGGTGATGGCAGGGTTCGTTCTTGCGGCTGTCGCTGGGTTGTTTTTCTTTACCCAGCAAAAAGAACAGACCGATATTTTCCCCCAAGAAACGCTTTCCAAGCTGGAAATTACCCTGACTTCTGATCAGGGTAAGGAACCCGTCTATTATTTTGGCGATGAACTAAACCTGATTGTTTCACTGAGCAAAGATGCCTGGGTTCATTGTTTTTATGAACAGGTTAACGGGGATGTCCTGAAAATCTATCCCAATGCCCAGGTCTCCGGTGATGGCTTTTTAGAGGCGGGTCGTCTCCATGTCCTGAGTGGTGGAACAGATAGTGAATTCATTATCCGGTTAGGCCCTCCTGCGGGAGAAGAAAAAGTCATCTGTTTGGCGAGTGCAGAGGACAGGGCCGTTGAAGAGCCTGTTGAAGATTTAGCCCAAGATAGTTTGTTTATTACGTTGAAGCCCTGACACCCCCGTCCTCGCGTATAGCAGGGACCTTTTTCAAGACGAGAAAGATTTCGCATCAAGTGCGAAATGACGACTTTTTTCTCCTGCCCATATAAAAAACACCTCTGTTCCCTCCATAAGGTTTGTAAGCACATTAACCAAACGGAGAGTAAGAGGATGTCTGCTTTATCCAAAAC
This sequence is a window from Terasakiella sp. SH-1. Protein-coding genes within it:
- a CDS encoding caspase family protein, whose amino-acid sequence is MKTLHLLLTGSLLWTGITLPAQGTEPQNDDVAIIIGNKSYVDQDIPEVSFAHNDATAMQHFARTVLKIREENIIFLKDATQAKMQTAFGRRGNHRGKAFQYVKPQVSNLYVFYSGHGLPGLHDNQNYLLPVDAEIETAEINGYPIDTLYENLSKVGARSVTVFLDACFSGNSHGGSLISRASGATILPKKKTSDIDQKETLTVITAASKDQLASWDEESQHGLFTEYLLRALYGEADQDKDGQVKLAEVSRFLSEDMRYKARRTYNRDQMPTIQGNREQVLVAAVNGIYPKRPAKIESDEEDIDVVEPPVIDTSEFKLYPVEQNMFALKNANIRRLPTVRSKRVMTLPKGEPIHVAAKIIDQPWYAVERGDGIIGYVFADLLGEEKEIATEEENRSIRELKARLEKLEKQTRLSAKDILPAPKPQTEKQNQIVERRPLEEENLDDDWGTTVSPYMQIKTTLKSMGALLAKQSFIQHYKLGQSTKFNYNWIRVDVDHCRITASISLQHNAQFARDFNIHDHQVQAGFWQKLPRKKRAFRIRNIGGKITSKLEIFQYGPFVFKEKQARRRFIAKAERLHTLCQIPDQAVIDDTVRNQPFVKTDRQSFKRPPPPPFRRPPPPRR
- a CDS encoding glycine zipper 2TM domain-containing protein gives rise to the protein MKRLIITALMASTLLLGTATQQAKANNDATLGTIIGAVGGGLLGSTLGKGKGRIVATAAGTIIGAVLGNEIAQDEYERRRVIYRDKSPRYKRYPKKNKRVVRYGDDILICNKNGRHCQWYD
- a CDS encoding lytic transglycosylase domain-containing protein, whose amino-acid sequence is MKHFVKLICLLVLFSMGQADAATRFEVKQMVMEEAIDTNVPVSLALAVAKVESDFNPKALSSAGARGVMQIMPKTARDEFGVSPRRLWEPEVNIRLGVEFLEQLYDQYDGRWELALSHYNGGTVKGNRPHSYTRKYIAKVQKWQKIYQEQANLWEALSVEENAFDEKEDFELVDFREWRYRGDHGDWRDEGSLRDDFEDDWPETRIIIVERQQKQGWRRPPPPPFGGWKQRPPRPRHFH
- a CDS encoding DUF4384 domain-containing protein, with protein sequence MKKIAILIATTGGPVLVDRITPEPAPQSMVCLRRQSDVLPISADYDDFVRPGSGVIMREFGPYEEGAFRMDVSGPIGTGLSWQLGIFAAHAVFKSDQCELSDLENADLILWLSGTVDYDLNVGEVGHMAEKVESSAILFADYIARGTPILFGAGVENAKFLAEHKPPKGIEIASLKTTHDLLPYLGGAEDEKTDKNAAGFWVMAGFVLAAVAGLFFFTQQKEQTDIFPQETLSKLEITLTSDQGKEPVYYFGDELNLIVSLSKDAWVHCFYEQVNGDVLKIYPNAQVSGDGFLEAGRLHVLSGGTDSEFIIRLGPPAGEEKVICLASAEDRAVEEPVEDLAQDSLFITLKP